Proteins encoded in a region of the Paenibacillus sp. W2I17 genome:
- the yyaC gene encoding spore protease YyaC encodes MAAYKREMVRHQGREVRKGVPAENLVLFFKNIVQLHSPAEITFVCIGTDRSTGDALGPLTGSLLQESGMENVIGTLSSPCDADTLEKKLAIIPAHHAIVAIDACLGPKQAVGTYYLSNNPLIPAQSVGGKLPPVGQYSVAAVVNANGPRPYSILQMTSLHFVMGMSQTIADAAIEAWKWRQTFHS; translated from the coding sequence GGAAGGGAAGTCCGCAAAGGCGTGCCTGCAGAGAATCTGGTCTTATTTTTCAAAAACATCGTTCAACTTCATTCTCCAGCTGAAATCACGTTTGTCTGCATTGGTACGGATCGTTCCACCGGGGATGCTCTGGGTCCACTGACAGGAAGTTTACTGCAAGAGAGTGGAATGGAGAACGTAATTGGCACGCTGTCTTCCCCTTGTGATGCAGATACGCTGGAAAAGAAATTGGCAATTATTCCTGCACACCATGCCATCGTAGCGATTGATGCATGTCTGGGTCCAAAGCAGGCGGTAGGTACATACTATCTCTCGAATAACCCACTCATTCCGGCCCAATCGGTCGGAGGCAAGCTACCCCCGGTTGGACAATACAGTGTAGCAGCTGTGGTTAATGCGAATGGACCAAGGCCCTATTCCATTTTGCAGATGACCTCGCTTCACTTCGTCATGGGGATGTCCCAAACGATTGCAGACGCCGCAATTGAAGCATGGAAATGGAGACAAACGTTTCATTCATGA
- a CDS encoding alpha/beta fold hydrolase, translated as MEKVMCDGTTICYAEQGKGEALILLHGYCGSSSYWDEVVPELARSYRCIVPDLRGHGKTDAPVGSYTIEQMGNDVLQLMDELNVEKAVLLGHSMGGYIALSIAQRHPERLNAFGLIHSTAYPDSEEAKEKRLRAVSTIQTEGIVNFVDGLVPGLFAPEHVESLSKHVTRVKEIGYQTAPQGAVGAALAMRERPDRRDVLSATPLPVLLVAGEKDAVIPPERTFTSDKPHIVQAVITGAGHMSMYEAPEELIQVIKQFMAGLSK; from the coding sequence ATGGAAAAAGTGATGTGTGATGGAACGACGATTTGTTATGCCGAACAAGGTAAGGGAGAAGCACTCATTTTGCTCCACGGATACTGTGGCAGTTCATCGTATTGGGATGAGGTCGTACCTGAACTGGCACGCAGCTATCGCTGTATCGTACCTGATCTGCGTGGACACGGAAAAACAGATGCACCTGTAGGAAGTTATACCATCGAACAGATGGGCAACGATGTATTACAGTTGATGGATGAGTTGAATGTGGAAAAAGCGGTCCTTTTGGGACACTCGATGGGGGGATACATTGCGCTCTCGATTGCGCAACGTCACCCGGAGCGTTTGAATGCATTTGGCCTGATTCATTCGACAGCCTATCCGGACAGTGAAGAAGCCAAGGAAAAACGCCTTCGTGCTGTATCCACCATTCAGACCGAAGGTATCGTGAATTTTGTAGATGGACTGGTTCCCGGACTGTTTGCACCGGAACATGTAGAATCGCTATCTAAGCATGTAACACGTGTGAAGGAAATTGGTTACCAGACTGCTCCTCAAGGTGCTGTTGGTGCTGCACTTGCTATGCGAGAACGTCCGGATCGCCGCGATGTGTTATCGGCTACACCTTTACCTGTGTTGCTGGTTGCGGGAGAAAAGGATGCTGTTATCCCGCCAGAACGTACATTTACAAGTGACAAGCCACATATCGTGCAAGCCGTGATTACGGGTGCAGGTCATATGAGCATGTATGAAGCTCCTGAAGAATTAATTCAGGTCATTAAACAATTTATGGCTGGATTATCGAAGTAA
- a CDS encoding DUF6483 family protein — MFRKDYLLRMMEEMTEAIGKVFTLKQQRKHTEALSELDELMRRQFGLNLSLLNSLPAEDVIEMFRFRGMIEVDNLQQAARLIEEEAYIYQEKTKVEGIDDQERMDAEDEAVIRLMRSLHFYLYALNYGANPKLLDAPERVEGVLGLTKEYELPARTERQLALYREQQGRYDQAENSWYRLLQLGDEFPMSYRDDVQAFYERLSQLTDEQLEQGGLPRDEVEEGLAELSRQEMNS, encoded by the coding sequence ATGTTCAGAAAAGATTATCTGCTCCGCATGATGGAGGAAATGACTGAAGCAATAGGCAAAGTGTTCACGCTCAAACAGCAGCGTAAGCACACCGAGGCATTGTCTGAACTGGATGAGCTGATGCGCAGGCAGTTTGGTTTGAATTTATCTCTACTGAACTCATTGCCAGCGGAGGATGTTATTGAAATGTTCCGTTTTCGCGGAATGATTGAGGTAGACAATCTGCAGCAGGCCGCGAGGCTGATTGAAGAAGAGGCTTACATTTATCAAGAGAAGACCAAAGTGGAAGGCATAGATGATCAGGAGAGAATGGACGCAGAGGATGAGGCTGTCATTCGATTGATGAGATCACTTCATTTTTACCTGTATGCATTGAATTATGGCGCTAATCCCAAGTTGTTGGACGCACCGGAACGGGTGGAGGGTGTGTTGGGGCTTACGAAAGAATATGAACTTCCTGCCCGGACTGAAAGACAGCTTGCCCTCTATCGTGAACAACAAGGACGTTACGACCAGGCAGAGAACAGTTGGTATCGATTGCTCCAGCTTGGTGATGAATTCCCGATGAGCTACCGAGATGATGTACAGGCGTTCTATGAAAGGTTGAGCCAACTCACGGATGAACAACTGGAGCAGGGCGGTCTGCCACGGGACGAAGTTGAAGAGGGACTAGCTGAACTAAGTCGTCAAGAGATGAACTCATAA
- a CDS encoding SAM-dependent methyltransferase, translating into MYPVDSLRKLIQDIFEQNSLITATWSQLRRRDNVSYTKVQVKPVTLKNQLHYQFAFHYNNKVLHENLTPAEAAERMTLLCEETFRQGLLCTTEADYQILISKKYKVSILTKSASKTAVDLSHNRKKQYVLEEGVPVSFLVELGIMNEEGRVLARKYDKFRQINRFLEMVQDVIPHLPEGRPLTIVDFGCGKSYLTFALYHYLSVQQRRSLKIIGLDLKADVIEHCNDLANRLHYGDLKFLVGDIADYDELNEVDMVVTLHACDTATDAALEKAVRWGASVILSVPCCQHELFDQVEASVMNPLLSHGILKERFSALATDGIRAKLLDLMGYKTQLLEFIDMENTPKNILIRAVRGQAGEVTEMWNEYTAFRDFIHADPYLERACADLLPGDGKQANGKSNSSKETVQDSANCDLC; encoded by the coding sequence ATGTACCCCGTGGATTCATTGCGAAAGCTTATACAAGACATCTTTGAACAGAATTCGCTGATTACAGCGACCTGGAGCCAGCTGCGCAGACGGGACAATGTCTCGTATACCAAAGTGCAAGTTAAGCCGGTGACACTGAAGAATCAGCTGCATTATCAATTTGCATTTCATTATAACAACAAAGTGCTGCACGAGAATTTGACTCCGGCTGAAGCGGCTGAGCGCATGACTTTGTTATGCGAAGAGACGTTTCGTCAAGGGCTGCTCTGTACGACCGAGGCAGACTATCAAATTTTGATCAGCAAAAAATATAAAGTATCCATTCTGACCAAATCTGCTTCCAAAACTGCGGTGGATCTGTCGCATAATCGCAAGAAGCAATATGTATTGGAAGAGGGAGTACCCGTATCGTTCCTCGTTGAACTTGGTATTATGAACGAAGAAGGTCGTGTGCTGGCCCGCAAATATGACAAGTTCAGACAGATCAACCGTTTCCTCGAAATGGTGCAGGATGTTATTCCGCATCTGCCTGAGGGACGTCCACTGACCATCGTTGATTTTGGTTGCGGCAAGTCTTATCTGACATTTGCGTTATATCATTATCTGTCTGTACAACAACGTCGTTCACTCAAGATTATTGGATTGGACTTGAAGGCAGATGTAATTGAACACTGTAATGATCTGGCTAATCGATTGCATTATGGCGATCTGAAGTTTCTGGTTGGAGACATCGCGGACTACGATGAATTAAATGAAGTGGATATGGTTGTCACGCTGCATGCCTGTGATACAGCTACCGATGCTGCTTTGGAGAAGGCAGTTCGTTGGGGGGCTTCTGTTATTTTGTCTGTTCCTTGCTGTCAGCATGAACTGTTTGATCAAGTAGAGGCTTCCGTGATGAATCCGTTGTTGTCCCATGGCATCCTCAAGGAACGTTTTTCCGCACTGGCTACGGATGGGATTCGTGCCAAGTTGCTTGATCTGATGGGATACAAAACACAATTGCTTGAATTCATCGATATGGAGAATACGCCTAAAAACATATTGATTCGTGCTGTTCGCGGTCAGGCCGGCGAAGTGACGGAGATGTGGAATGAATATACGGCTTTCCGTGATTTCATTCATGCCGATCCATATTTAGAGCGGGCTTGTGCCGATTTGCTTCCTGGCGATGGCAAGCAGGCCAACGGGAAATCAAATTCGAGCAAAGAAACCGTTCAAGATTCCGCAAATTGCGACCTTTGCTGA
- a CDS encoding O-antigen ligase, protein MKNRTMDKGVVRYRRGYAANEEMMEQLFEGSHHAKCTECVDNRDLCNGDNRDSRDSTFNREGTYDKEDTYKKDDKNNPSGAIQTDASGSFSQNLMCKRYSGSGWTVGLGILSIVLLLAGCLSRGLYYSADLYPVLLIAAGSILIMFFLFFVGIRPQKESERIPMSLVQCQGNIERIIEKIFRFPGMWRVLWPLEMMTCFGLHAWAGSVSKQGSMDEMLGWSLLAMFTLLTALLAARTDGARWLACGWQMAGGLLVLSGILAVCGILPLPFGVMRTADPEISSAGARLGGLLQYPNAYGAVVGMYALERLTAAAGVIARPVPAGRLIAAVLPLMPAQAALLLSESRGAWLATGCAAVAAFALQRRGARLPLLLAMAVPLACAAWLYRQLAAAQLAPAPVPGLLALAGAWAAALLGTLLLCRLWHSGAAKAPRTAALTAIVLAGAAAALMAVASTADRLAAGVGTGVSRLQMWRDALQLWTEAAWLGHGGDTWRNMFRAIQSSPYVGGEVHNGLLDLALDTGMIGILLVAGWFLLTLRSIFHFAPQLFPSVLVFGLHGAMDFDWSFILFWMLFIWLGAWATALKTETEGVQRSGVTVEYAPFRSKSRSKSRSLFLRYLPTQSRPLSVPMRSFLHILPRVTARLIRVSTVMIILFWIGGTVWLTSRYAVAEVQYRQAMSEPEGTPAQKVHLMVALQSNPNRPDIVISLARTLPGREAESLLLNSLSHSPMHPQIYIELGRLAAQFGEGQQAGEYFEQAIALNRYDGIGQSTALYWMEQAARREWKAGYRDRARQTAAAGVQMYERYQLLAEEVEAGDVRNDRRFVLEEHAPGYGENLRRLASASSPPFTPELTKRSP, encoded by the coding sequence ATGAAGAATAGGACAATGGATAAGGGAGTTGTAAGGTATAGACGAGGGTATGCGGCGAATGAGGAAATGATGGAACAGTTGTTTGAAGGGTCTCACCACGCAAAATGTACAGAATGTGTAGATAACAGGGACTTATGTAATGGGGACAATAGGGATAGTAGAGACAGTACATTTAATAGGGAAGGTACATACGACAAAGAGGATACGTATAAAAAAGATGATAAAAATAATCCAAGTGGAGCTATCCAGACCGATGCGTCAGGGAGTTTTTCTCAAAATTTGATGTGTAAACGTTATTCAGGATCGGGGTGGACTGTTGGGTTAGGCATACTCTCCATTGTCTTGCTGCTTGCAGGATGTCTGAGTCGGGGACTGTACTATTCGGCTGATCTGTATCCTGTCCTTTTGATCGCAGCAGGAAGCATATTGATCATGTTTTTTCTTTTTTTTGTCGGTATTCGTCCACAGAAGGAGAGTGAACGAATACCCATGTCATTGGTACAGTGTCAGGGGAACATTGAACGAATCATTGAAAAAATATTTCGATTTCCGGGAATGTGGCGAGTATTGTGGCCGCTGGAAATGATGACATGTTTTGGTCTACATGCATGGGCAGGCTCGGTGAGTAAACAGGGCAGCATGGATGAGATGCTGGGGTGGAGCCTGCTTGCGATGTTTACTCTGCTCACCGCATTACTGGCTGCGCGCACGGATGGTGCGCGTTGGTTAGCCTGCGGTTGGCAGATGGCAGGCGGCTTGCTTGTGCTAAGCGGCATCCTTGCCGTGTGCGGGATATTGCCGCTGCCCTTCGGGGTAATGCGGACTGCTGACCCCGAGATCAGCTCCGCCGGAGCAAGGCTCGGCGGATTATTGCAGTACCCGAATGCGTACGGTGCCGTTGTTGGCATGTACGCATTGGAGCGGCTGACAGCCGCCGCGGGAGTCATAGCCCGGCCTGTGCCGGCCGGGCGACTCATCGCGGCAGTGCTGCCGCTCATGCCCGCGCAAGCCGCGCTCCTGCTGAGCGAGTCGCGCGGCGCTTGGCTGGCGACCGGCTGCGCCGCGGTCGCCGCCTTTGCTTTGCAGCGGCGCGGTGCCCGCCTGCCGCTGCTGCTGGCCATGGCCGTGCCACTCGCGTGCGCGGCCTGGCTGTACCGCCAGCTGGCTGCTGCCCAGCTGGCGCCTGCACCCGTGCCCGGCCTGCTGGCACTGGCCGGGGCATGGGCAGCTGCGCTGCTCGGCACGCTGCTGCTGTGCCGTCTATGGCACAGCGGCGCCGCCAAGGCTCCGCGCACCGCTGCCCTGACGGCCATCGTGCTGGCGGGAGCCGCAGCCGCACTGATGGCCGTGGCCTCCACCGCCGATCGCCTCGCGGCGGGTGTCGGCACTGGGGTGTCCCGCCTACAGATGTGGCGGGACGCCCTCCAGCTGTGGACCGAGGCCGCATGGCTCGGCCACGGGGGAGACACATGGCGCAACATGTTCCGCGCCATTCAATCCTCGCCTTATGTTGGAGGCGAGGTTCACAACGGCCTGCTCGATCTCGCCCTGGACACGGGCATGATCGGCATCCTGCTTGTCGCAGGGTGGTTTCTCCTCACCCTGCGAAGCATCTTTCATTTTGCACCGCAGCTCTTTCCATCGGTGCTTGTTTTTGGCCTGCATGGGGCGATGGACTTTGACTGGAGTTTTATATTATTTTGGATGCTTTTCATCTGGCTTGGTGCTTGGGCAACTGCATTGAAGACGGAAACAGAGGGGGTCCAGCGATCCGGCGTAACTGTGGAATACGCTCCCTTCAGATCCAAATCGAGATCTAAATCCAGATCTCTTTTCTTGCGATATTTACCAACCCAATCTCGTCCATTATCTGTCCCGATGCGTTCCTTCCTTCATATTCTTCCGCGAGTAACTGCTCGGCTAATAAGGGTATCCACAGTGATGATCATCCTTTTCTGGATTGGTGGAACAGTTTGGCTGACCTCCCGATATGCAGTAGCAGAAGTGCAGTACCGTCAGGCGATGTCTGAACCGGAGGGCACTCCAGCACAGAAGGTGCATCTTATGGTTGCCCTTCAGTCTAACCCGAATCGACCGGATATCGTGATATCTCTTGCGCGAACGCTCCCGGGACGAGAAGCAGAATCACTTCTTTTGAACAGCCTGTCCCATTCCCCAATGCACCCTCAGATTTACATCGAACTGGGACGATTGGCAGCCCAATTCGGCGAAGGACAGCAGGCAGGAGAATATTTTGAACAAGCGATCGCATTGAATCGGTATGATGGCATTGGCCAATCCACGGCTTTGTATTGGATGGAGCAGGCAGCGCGGCGGGAATGGAAGGCAGGATATAGAGATCGAGCCCGACAGACTGCCGCCGCTGGTGTACAGATGTATGAACGGTATCAACTGCTGGCTGAGGAAGTGGAAGCAGGGGACGTTCGTAATGATCGTCGTTTTGTACTGGAAGAACATGCTCCAGGCTATGGAGAGAACCTACGTAGGCTTGCTTCGGCTTCTTCTCCTCCGTTTACTCCAGAGTTGACCAAGCGGAGCCCTTAA
- a CDS encoding dehydrogenase, whose translation MSHKSIPGSPPVKHTQSGRNLPSARGIRRACSKELYRTAKRLKVYVSPERMKQAEEYYYGKVITNLLWIGENRDNRKKLCEWWNTDVSAEIAAMWEVDVEPLKDAFQHAFGGYRL comes from the coding sequence ATGTCACACAAGTCAATACCCGGTTCTCCGCCGGTCAAACATACGCAATCCGGTCGAAACCTTCCTTCCGCCAGAGGAATTCGCCGGGCATGCAGCAAGGAATTGTACCGGACAGCCAAAAGGCTAAAAGTATATGTCTCTCCCGAACGGATGAAGCAGGCGGAAGAATATTATTACGGTAAGGTGATCACAAATCTGCTCTGGATTGGGGAGAATCGCGACAACCGCAAGAAATTATGTGAGTGGTGGAACACGGATGTCAGTGCAGAGATCGCCGCGATGTGGGAAGTAGATGTTGAACCATTAAAAGATGCGTTTCAGCACGCATTTGGCGGGTATCGTCTATAG
- a CDS encoding DedA family protein: MDFIHNLVGQLFDWIQSLGYFGIMLGLMLEVIPSEIVLAYGGFLVSQGNINFFGAMIFGTVGGVIAQLFIYWIGRYGGRPVLERYGKYILIQKKHIDHSEEWFRKYGTGVIFTARFVPVVRHAISIPAGITKMHTGKFILLTTLAVIPWTALFIYLGMILGDQWKHIDEKAAPYVMPILLVALALMIVYVLIKWMNARKKKGSV, encoded by the coding sequence ATGGACTTTATTCATAACCTTGTTGGCCAATTGTTCGATTGGATTCAAAGTCTTGGGTACTTTGGAATCATGCTTGGATTAATGTTGGAAGTTATCCCAAGCGAAATTGTGCTGGCGTATGGAGGTTTTCTCGTTTCACAAGGTAATATCAACTTCTTCGGTGCTATGATTTTTGGTACGGTGGGCGGTGTGATTGCCCAGTTATTTATTTACTGGATTGGCCGTTATGGTGGCAGACCTGTACTTGAACGCTACGGTAAATACATACTCATCCAGAAAAAACACATCGACCATTCCGAGGAGTGGTTTCGCAAGTATGGTACAGGTGTCATTTTCACAGCGCGTTTTGTTCCGGTGGTAAGACATGCAATCTCCATCCCGGCTGGCATCACGAAAATGCACACAGGCAAATTCATCTTGCTTACTACACTCGCTGTTATACCTTGGACTGCATTGTTTATATATTTAGGGATGATTCTTGGAGATCAATGGAAGCATATTGATGAGAAAGCGGCACCATATGTTATGCCTATTTTGCTTGTCGCTCTCGCCCTTATGATCGTTTATGTACTTATTAAATGGATGAATGCTCGTAAAAAGAAAGGAAGTGTCTAG
- a CDS encoding thioredoxin family protein, which yields MGKPNLSHKFGKGLPPKDFIESMTKNQSEFQANYDSFTWSNEEDREFFESLNHRDDLRVLILAADWCGDVVRNIPVVFQALEISGIPTEVLIMENHPEVMDEFLTMGGRSVPVVIFADTGGHVLGQWGPRPQQVQEVMIEFKRLNPDREAADYQENLAVARQEIGKRYGEGTESHAAIIRELRELISGY from the coding sequence ATGGGTAAACCCAACTTGTCTCACAAATTCGGTAAAGGTCTGCCACCGAAGGATTTTATCGAGAGTATGACCAAGAACCAAAGTGAATTTCAGGCCAATTATGATAGCTTTACTTGGTCGAACGAAGAGGATCGTGAGTTCTTTGAGAGTCTGAACCATCGCGATGATCTGCGTGTGTTAATTCTGGCTGCTGACTGGTGTGGGGATGTTGTCCGTAATATTCCGGTTGTGTTCCAGGCGCTTGAAATTTCAGGAATCCCAACAGAAGTTCTGATCATGGAGAACCATCCGGAAGTGATGGATGAGTTCCTGACGATGGGTGGCCGCTCCGTGCCAGTCGTTATTTTTGCAGATACAGGTGGTCATGTGTTAGGTCAGTGGGGACCTCGTCCGCAGCAAGTACAGGAAGTCATGATTGAATTCAAACGCCTTAATCCGGATCGTGAAGCAGCAGATTATCAAGAAAATTTGGCTGTAGCGCGTCAAGAGATTGGTAAACGTTATGGGGAAGGAACGGAGTCACATGCGGCCATTATCCGTGAGCTGCGTGAACTGATTTCGGGTTACTAA
- a CDS encoding MBL fold metallo-hydrolase — MLNIRTFTLGPLQTNAYLLQGDDPGKAVIIDPGMNPGPLLKAIQDLEIEAILLTHAHFDHMGGVDEIRKLKGCPVYLHDLESDWLTTPKLNGSLNWPQATPPLSTDPAEYAMDEGQKLNLIGHTFKVFHTPGHSPGSVSLLCDNDLFAGDVLFRMGVGRTDLTGGRERDLIDSIQNKLYTFADEVKVYPGHGPKTTIGYEKQNNPYVSAR; from the coding sequence ATGCTTAACATTCGTACGTTTACACTAGGCCCGCTTCAGACCAATGCGTATCTCCTACAAGGAGATGATCCGGGTAAAGCCGTCATTATCGATCCAGGCATGAATCCAGGGCCGCTGCTTAAGGCGATCCAAGACTTGGAGATTGAAGCCATTCTCCTTACTCATGCTCACTTTGATCATATGGGCGGGGTAGATGAGATCCGTAAATTGAAGGGATGTCCCGTTTATCTTCATGACTTGGAGAGCGACTGGCTTACCACCCCGAAATTAAATGGATCTTTGAATTGGCCGCAGGCGACACCACCGCTTTCGACAGATCCGGCTGAATATGCCATGGACGAAGGGCAGAAGCTGAATCTGATTGGGCATACGTTTAAAGTGTTCCATACACCTGGACATTCCCCAGGCAGTGTAAGTTTGCTTTGTGATAACGACCTGTTTGCCGGTGATGTGTTGTTCCGCATGGGTGTGGGCAGAACGGACCTGACAGGAGGGCGTGAACGGGATCTGATTGATTCAATCCAGAACAAGCTTTACACCTTTGCTGATGAGGTTAAAGTATATCCAGGTCATGGTCCCAAAACGACCATTGGTTATGAGAAACAGAACAATCCTTACGTGTCCGCAAGATAA
- the sigY gene encoding RNA polymerase sigma factor SigY, with protein MIKAAELEEVRRAVSGDDSALAALLQRHYTFVYKYLVKVTMDANLAEETVQDTMIRCMENIHRYDGTSAFSSWMITIATRIYIDKTRRKKREQNWLTLIRDQAVRRFRWQLETRNEEWTDVMDAMTRLTPEHRVAVLLKHYYGYGYDEIGEMLGIPAGTVKSRTAYGLRQLRKELE; from the coding sequence ATGATAAAGGCAGCTGAGCTGGAAGAGGTACGCAGAGCGGTATCGGGAGACGATAGCGCGCTCGCAGCGTTGTTGCAACGTCACTACACGTTTGTGTATAAGTATCTTGTTAAAGTGACGATGGACGCGAACCTCGCAGAAGAGACGGTGCAGGATACGATGATTCGTTGTATGGAAAATATCCATCGATATGATGGCACGTCTGCCTTTTCATCATGGATGATCACCATTGCGACCCGCATCTATATCGATAAGACAAGACGTAAGAAGAGAGAACAGAACTGGCTTACTCTCATCCGGGATCAGGCTGTACGTCGATTCCGCTGGCAGCTTGAGACTCGGAATGAAGAATGGACAGATGTCATGGATGCGATGACAAGACTGACACCCGAGCATCGTGTTGCAGTGCTACTGAAGCATTATTATGGATACGGGTATGACGAGATCGGGGAAATGCTGGGTATTCCTGCGGGAACGGTGAAGTCACGCACAGCTTATGGTCTCCGTCAGTTAAGAAAGGAGCTGGAATAA
- a CDS encoding YxlC family protein, whose product MSRSDDAQEQEVVERLQQHMKVLDDAFEPTSIPSLGALEAQVRERRQIRRRANWIEMICFWLVGLLAITFGALFFVSAPALYLGIQALGTAVAVILAVIWAGRRRKEVRHE is encoded by the coding sequence GTGAGCAGATCAGATGATGCACAAGAACAAGAAGTTGTAGAACGATTGCAGCAACACATGAAAGTGCTGGATGATGCATTTGAGCCGACAAGTATTCCTTCTTTGGGTGCACTTGAAGCCCAAGTCAGGGAACGGAGACAGATTAGACGTCGAGCCAATTGGATCGAGATGATATGTTTCTGGTTGGTTGGATTGCTTGCCATTACCTTCGGGGCATTATTTTTTGTATCTGCTCCAGCTCTATATCTGGGAATCCAGGCTTTAGGTACAGCTGTTGCGGTGATTTTGGCTGTGATCTGGGCCGGACGGCGACGGAAGGAGGTTCGTCATGAATAA
- a CDS encoding sigmaY antisigma factor component has protein sequence MNKLHYSLDEISPLWLILLGIFLLVQGTWIFQDARRRGRFPWLWGLWGITGFPTPLIIYWFVVIRSQRKPGARNPK, from the coding sequence ATGAATAAATTGCATTATTCATTGGATGAGATTTCTCCACTATGGCTTATATTGCTTGGCATTTTTCTCCTGGTTCAGGGCACATGGATCTTTCAGGACGCACGCAGACGTGGACGTTTCCCGTGGTTATGGGGATTATGGGGCATCACAGGATTTCCCACGCCGCTCATAATATACTGGTTTGTCGTAATTCGATCACAGCGCAAGCCAGGTGCACGTAATCCGAAATAA
- the gatC gene encoding Asp-tRNA(Asn)/Glu-tRNA(Gln) amidotransferase subunit GatC yields the protein MSISNNDVQHVAKLARLNLTAEEEQTLTGQLNAILKYAEKLNELDTEDIEPTTHVLHVSNVMREDETKESLSIEQVMRNAPEEEDGQFKVPAVME from the coding sequence ATGAGTATTTCGAATAATGACGTTCAGCATGTGGCCAAGCTGGCCCGGCTCAACTTGACTGCTGAAGAAGAACAGACCCTGACAGGTCAGCTGAACGCGATTTTAAAATATGCAGAAAAGCTGAATGAGCTGGATACGGAAGACATCGAACCCACCACTCACGTTCTGCACGTAAGCAATGTTATGCGTGAAGATGAGACCAAAGAAAGCCTGTCGATTGAACAGGTGATGCGCAATGCACCGGAAGAAGAAGACGGGCAGTTTAAAGTGCCTGCTGTAATGGAATAA